One genomic region from Spirosoma sp. KCTC 42546 encodes:
- a CDS encoding FecR family protein: MPDYTNYTFEDFVLDSRFRQWVLSDDPAGRDFWNNWLQANPDKLDLVLAARQFVSQMQQAQEELSDDELTSEVNRIRINRQQAQDWEGRVAYQRKVGWLRVAAAVVLVGLGSWFFFYQQSNDTPLKVYQQLAEQQTGSPLTEIKNETKANQLVRLPDGSQVTLHQGSQISFPRAFSTRQREVFLIGEAFFDVVRRPKQPFLVYTNQLTTKVLGTSFTVRAYANDKEAKVIVRTGKVSVFNTPANGKPGELANKEPAFILTPNQQVTFDSQEKQMKRSLVAAPEPIATTTAQAQLMVFEHTPVVTVFKKLEATYGILMNYDADLLADCELTAEFGSESLFEKLDLICRATESRYEVIDAQIVIYSKGCRPTK; this comes from the coding sequence ATGCCTGATTATACCAACTATACGTTCGAGGATTTTGTACTGGATAGTCGGTTTCGGCAGTGGGTGCTGAGTGATGACCCAGCCGGTCGGGACTTCTGGAACAACTGGCTCCAGGCCAATCCGGACAAACTCGATCTGGTGTTGGCAGCCCGGCAGTTCGTGAGTCAAATGCAGCAGGCTCAGGAAGAACTATCGGATGACGAGTTAACCAGCGAAGTAAATCGCATACGCATAAACAGGCAGCAAGCACAGGATTGGGAGGGTCGTGTGGCGTACCAACGGAAGGTCGGATGGTTACGCGTGGCCGCTGCGGTCGTGCTTGTCGGGTTGGGAAGCTGGTTCTTTTTTTACCAGCAATCGAACGATACGCCCCTGAAGGTTTATCAGCAGCTAGCGGAACAGCAAACAGGTTCGCCATTGACCGAAATCAAGAATGAAACCAAGGCTAATCAGCTCGTTCGTTTGCCCGATGGAAGCCAGGTAACACTTCACCAGGGTAGCCAGATTAGTTTTCCGCGTGCTTTTTCAACTCGGCAGCGCGAAGTTTTTCTCATTGGCGAAGCGTTTTTCGATGTCGTCCGGCGGCCTAAGCAGCCGTTCCTGGTGTACACGAACCAGCTCACAACCAAAGTGTTAGGCACAAGCTTTACCGTTCGCGCTTATGCCAATGATAAAGAAGCGAAAGTGATCGTTCGAACGGGGAAAGTGTCGGTTTTTAACACCCCAGCCAACGGAAAGCCGGGGGAGTTGGCCAATAAGGAACCAGCGTTTATTCTGACGCCGAACCAGCAGGTCACGTTCGATTCACAGGAGAAGCAGATGAAACGCTCATTGGTAGCTGCCCCTGAGCCCATTGCAACGACCACCGCTCAGGCGCAGCTTATGGTGTTCGAGCACACGCCGGTCGTAACGGTATTCAAAAAGCTCGAAGCCACCTACGGCATTCTGATGAATTACGATGCCGATCTGCTGGCCGACTGCGAGCTGACCGCTGAATTTGGTTCAGAGTCCCTGTTTGAGAAGTTAGACCTGATTTGCCGGGCAACCGAATCGAGGTATGAGGTGATCGATGCGCAGATTGTTATCTATAGCAAAGGGTGTCGCCCAACGAAGTAA